From one Gossypium hirsutum isolate 1008001.06 chromosome D08, Gossypium_hirsutum_v2.1, whole genome shotgun sequence genomic stretch:
- the LOC107941518 gene encoding mitogen-activated protein kinase kinase kinase YODA: MPPWWGKSSSKEDKKKASKESFIDAINRKLKITSDEKSTSRSGGSRRSRSGAVSQRGSLSRVPSRSPSPSTQVSRCQSFVERPHAQPLPLPGGNHANVLRSNSGINASIRPGFDRGSKPSPLPKPGQFSKKLDRVDGEGDFATASISSDSSIDSDDPSDSRLLSPLTSDYENGQRTAANSPSGTKHMDQLSDVSQESKEILKPSNISFNNQYPSTSPKRGSMNNHVQNLQIPQRGALSSAPDSSMSSPSRSPLRAFGLEQVWNSGPGTGKPFSDIVFLGSGQCSSPGSGHNSVGGDMSGQLLWPQSRCSPECSPLPSPRMTSPGPSSRIHSGAVTPLHPRAAGAAAESPTSRPDDGKQQSHRLPLPPITISNTCPFSPGYSAATSPSLPRSPGRAENPTSPCSRWKKGRLLGRGTFGHVYLGFNSESGEMCAMKEVTLFSDDAKSKESAQQLGQEIMLLSQLRHPNIVQYYGYETVDDKLYIYLEYVSGGSIYKLLQEYGPFGESAIRNYTQQILSGLAYLHAKNTVHRDIKGANILVDPNGRVKLADFGMAKHITGSSCPLSFKGSPYWMAPEVIKNSNGCNLAVDIWSLGCTVLEMATTKPPWSQYEGVAAMFKIGNSKELPAIPDTLSEEGKDFVRQCLQRNPLHRPTAAWLLEHPFIKNAAPLERPIFSADASDPSPAVANAMRTLGIGNARNFPCIDSEGTASLPCRALKTVSGSSDIHTPRNMSCPVSPIGSPLPHPRSPQNFSGRMSPSPISSPHALSGSSTPLTGGSGAIPFHHQKQPMAYLHEGLGIIPRSQTNFYGNANNPYQEPKPDMFRGISQASNVSQEMISSDTGAFGKQYGWPGHGDHRDFYNGQPALADHVSQQLLRDHVKLKPSLDLNPGSSMLGRNGGI; encoded by the exons ATGCCTCCATGGTGGGGAAAGTCTTCATCCAAAGAAGACAaaaagaaagcaagcaaagagagTTTCATTGATGCTATAAATCGTAAGCTTAAGATCACATCTGATGAAAAATCCACTAGCAGATCTGGGGGTTCTCGAAGAAGCCGTAGTGGTGCTGTCTCGCAAAGGGGATCTCTGTCTCGAGTCCCATCGCGATCACCATCGCCCTCCACGCAAGTATCACGCTGTCAAAGTTTTGTGGAAAGGCCTCATGCTCAACCACTTCCTCTTCCTGGGGGGAATCATGCTAATGTTTTACGCTCTAATTCTGGAATTAATGCATCTATAAGACCAGGATTTGACAGAGGGTCAAAGCCATCACCCTTGCCAAAACCTGGACAATTCTCTAAGAAACTGGATCGTGTAGATGGTGAGGGAGATTTTGCTACTGCTTCTATTTCTAGTGATAGCTCTATTGATAGTGATGATCCATCTGATTCCCGTCTACTTAGCCCATTGACTTCTGATTATGAGAATGGCCAGAGAACTGCAGCAAACAGTCCATCTGG cACAAAGCACATGGATCAGTTGTCTGACGTCAGTCAGGAGTCAAAAGAGATACTGAAGCCATCtaatatatcttttaataatCAGTACCCATCCACGTCACCTAAGCGAGGATCAATGAACAATCATGTGCAGAATTTACAGATACCTCAGCGTGGTGCTTTGTCTAGTGCCCCGGACAGTTCAATGTCAAGTCCTTCTAGAAGTCCATTGAGAGCATTTGGTCTTGAGCAAGTTTGGAACTCTGGTCCTGGTACCGGAAAGCCTTTCTCTGACATAGTTTTCCTGGGATCTGGACAATGCTCTAGTCCTGGTTCAGGCCATAATTCTGTTGGTGGAGATATGTCAGGGCAGTTGCTTTGGCCACAAAGCAGGTGTAGCCCTGAGTGTTCTCCTTTACCTAGTCCCAGAATGACGAGCCCTGGTCCCAGCTCTAGGATACACAGTGGTGCTGTCACCCCTTTGCATCCGCGAGCAGCAGGGGCTGCTGCTGAGTCACCTACAAGTCGACCTGATGATGGGAAACAGCAAAGCCACAGGTTGCCTCTTCCCCCAATAACAATATCTAATACTTGCCCTTTTTCTCCTGGGTATTCTGCAGCAACATCTCCATCATTACCCCGAAGTCCTGGTAGGGCAGAAAACCCAACAAGCCCTTGCTCCCGCTGGAAGAAAGGACGATTGTTGGGGAGGGGTACATTTGGACATGTCTATCTTGGTTTTAACAG TGAAAGTGGGGAGATGTGTGCAATGAAGGAAGTAACCTTGTTTTCTGATGATGCCAAATCAAAGGAAAGTGCACAGCAGTTGGGACAA GAAATTATGCTGCTTAGTCAGTTACGACATCCAAATATAGTGCAATATTATGGATATGAAACT GTAGatgataaactttatatatactTGGAGTACGTTTCTGGTGGCTCCATTTATAAACTTCTTCAGGAGTATGGTCCGTTTGGTGAAAGTGCCATTCGGAATTATACTCAACAAATTTTGTCTGGGTTGGCTTACTTGCATGCTAAAAATACCGTTCATAG AGACATAAAAGGCGCAAACATACTGGTTGATCCCAATGGACGTGTGAAATTGGCTGATTTTGGGATGGCAAAGCAT ATTACAGGGTCATCTTGTCCGCTATCGTTCAAAGGAAGCCCCTATTGGATGGCACCTGAG GTTATTAAAAACTCAAATGGATGTAACCTAGCTGTTGACATATGGAGCCTTGGGTGCACTGTATTGGAGATGGCTACCACAAAGCCTCCTTGGAGCCAGTATGAAGGG GTTGCTGCTATGTTCAAAATTGGCAATAGTAAAGAACTTCCAGCAATTCCTGATACTCTTTCAGAGGAGGGAAAGGACTTTGTGAGGCAGTGTTTACAAAGAAACCCATTACACCGCCCCACAGCAGCTTGGCTTTTAGAGCATCCTTTCATAAAAAATGCAGCACCGCTAGAAAGACCCATTTTTAGTGCTGATGCATCAGACCCATCACCTGCAGTTGCAAATGCAATGAGAACACTG GGAATTGGAAATGCTAGAAATTTTCCATGCATAGATTCAGAAGGGACAGCTAGCCTTCCATGTAGAGCTTTAAAAACGGTATCAGGATCCAG TGACATTCATACACCTAGGAACATGTCATGCCCAGTTTCGCCCATTGGCAGTCCTCTACCACATCCAAGGTCACCGCAAAATTTTAGTGGAAGGATGTCCCCGTCTCCTATATCTAGCCCTCATGCTCTCTCTGGTTCATCCACTCCTCTTACTGGTGGCAGTGGCGCCATTCCATTTCATCACCAAAAACAGCCAATGGCCTATTTGCATGAAGGTCTTGGAATAATACCAAGGTCTCAAACTAATTTTTATGGAAATGCCAACAACCCTTATCAAGAACCCAAGCCTGACATGTTTCGAGGGATTTCACAAGCTTCTAATGTTTCTCAAGAAATGATTTCATCAGATACTGGTGCTTTTGGAAAACAGTATGGATGGCCAGGGCATGGGGATCATAGGGATTTCTACAATGGACAGCCAGCCCTGGCTGATCATGTGTCTCAGCAACTCTTAAGGGACCATGTGAAATTGAAACCATCACTGGACCTTAATCCTGGTTCATCGATGCTTGGTCGTAATGGTGGAATCTAG
- the LOC107941511 gene encoding cleavage stimulating factor 64, with translation MGPSVGFQHPGAQHLSQPMFHSGNRPPSLGPSFPQGQPPHANQLPAQLTYQNQAGALHLGSEFGNQVGGSMQADRGSSWTHSQPDNSALTQLQGSSPLVSSQMVPGNQPPRPASLTPEMEKALLQQVMSLTPEQINLLPTEQRNQVLQLQQILRQ, from the exons ATGGGTCCTAGTGTTGGTTTCCAACACCCTGGTGCTCAGCATCTTTCACAGCCGATGTTCCAT TCAGGTAATAGACCTCCTAGCCTTGGACCTTCGTTTCCACAAGGGCAGCCACCGCATGCAAATCAGCTGCCAGCTCAATTAACGTATCAAAATCAG GCAGGAGCCTTGCATTTAGGATCCGAGTTTGGCAACCAAGTAGGGGGTTCGATGCAGGCAGATAGAGGATCTTCGTGGACACATAGTCAACCAGATAATTCAGCACTAACTCAGTTGCAAGGATCCTCACCATTGGTTTCCAGTCAGATGGTTCCAGGAAATCAGCCCCCTCGTCCAGCATCG TTGACTCCTGAGATGGAGAAGGCGTTACTTCAGCAGGTGATGAGCCTCACTCCGGAACAGATTAATCTCTTGCCTACAGAGCAAAGGAATCAAGTGCTTCAGCTCCAGCAAATTCTGCGCCAATGA